In Helianthus annuus cultivar XRQ/B chromosome 8, HanXRQr2.0-SUNRISE, whole genome shotgun sequence, a single genomic region encodes these proteins:
- the LOC118481013 gene encoding uncharacterized protein LOC118481013: MRLPFHLPGLQPVVFGADEDINYVLNRPSVKCSMFLSWMERNKDPDDHLARTLTYVQFPTWYVWKTENRCWQPRKKGNTIGRIHNVAPSLGEAYFLRILLNKVKGPKSYDDIKTVNGHVHDTFRDACFALGLLDDDKEYIEAIKEANETATASYVRNLFGMMLLSNTMSRPEIVWESTWKYMTDDFIYRYSKLHRVEGLSILDDELKNYALLEIEKFLGMNSSSLRNFSTMPFPDSSSLSDLDNRLINEERTYDVLSLAEEYVNLFNMLTEEQRSVFEEIMKSVDGNTGGMFFVYGYGGTGKTFLWKTLSAALRSKREIVLNVASSGIASLLLTGGRTAHSRFRIPLNLNEDSVCHIKADSDVAKLLHQTKTYYMG, from the exons ATGAGGCTTCCATTCCATCTTCCAGGTCTCCAACCGGTTGTATTTGGAGCAGATGAAGACATCAATTATGTTCTTAACAGGCCATCTGTCAAGTGTTCTATGTTTCTGTCTTGGATGGAAAGGAACAAAGACCCTGATGACCATTTGGCGCGTACACTAACTTATGTCCAGTTTCCAACTTGGTATGTATGGAAGACTGAAAACCGTTGTTGGCAACCTCGGAAAAAAGGTAACACAATTGGCAGAATTCATAATGTTGCTCCATCTCTTGGAGAAGCTTATTTTTTAAGAATCTTGCTCAACAAAGTCAAAGGACCTAAGTCATATGACGATATCAAAACTGTTAATGGTCATGTACATGATACATTTCGAGATGCGTGTTTTGCACTTGGTCTTTTAGATGATGACAAAGAGTACATCGAAGCAATTAAAGAAGCAAATGAAACAGCAACAGCTTCTTACGTACGAAATTTATTTGGCATGATGCTATTGTCCAATACTATGTCAAGACCGGAGATCGTATGGGAAAGCACGTGGAAATACATGACAGATGATTTCATCTACAGATATAGTAAACTACATCGTGTTGAAG GTTTATCAATTCTAGACGATGAACTTAAAAATTACGCTTTGTTGGAAATTGAAAAGTTTTTAGGTATGAATAGCTCATCGCTACGCAACTTCTCAACAATGCCTTTTCCAGATTCTTCTTCCTTATCTGATCTCGACAATCGTCTGATTAACGAGGAGCGTACTTACGACGTATTAAGTCTCGCAGAGGAATATGTTAATCTGTTTAATATGTTAACTGAAGAACAAAGGTCAGTGTTTGAAGAGATAATGAAATCTGTTGATGGTAACACTGGAGGGATGTTTTTTGTTTACGGTTACGGGGGCACCGGGAAAACCTTTTTATGGAAGACGTTGTCTGCTGCACTTCGGTCAAAAAGAGAAATTGTATTAAATGTTGCTTCGAGTGGAATTGCATCGCTGTTATTGACAGGCGGCAGGACTGCACACTCCAGATTTCGTATTCCTTTGAATCTTAATGAGGATTCGGTATGTCATATAAAAGCTGATAGTGATGTTGCTAAATTGTTGCATCAGACCAAAACTTATTATATGGGATGA
- the LOC110870408 gene encoding replication protein A 70 kDa DNA-binding subunit B-like, producing MLSPSCNFYDIPQSTLPKSYDYSSNDVTSTVMIDNKTFNVSIVTYDGKVGFTVGMDVIVSLFQLEVGCLLLFTKGFGHFFYLKVFGKNGVEINYPDVDADEAEVPPLDAENEPDEHIDGCVTTFVRMAGEDYFRIPDPVSRKARLDEGLKDLNIRFLHMDPPLQITNGTRREKRPNGRGYRYALTCWKKFIKAARIKVRDQVHYSFDENEQVLSVERVVPYVKQMEQAAVTLLNNVDLNVDDYTIRIRIVRLWTRPTFNNPRKIYCYDMIFMDQEGTKMQAFVLQKNTTGYEHLLKENQCLTIRNPSMGENRQKVKYVHTSFKINLNPNTTVQECNEPVGAEWGFDFSPFDSIVDDPLDDSKSFKSPIDVIGFVVKCLPSDDKSDNNNGKDEKKTTFILEDLQHHQIYVTLWGCYADQILDFEKNNKDEKNVVVVVQFGKYRFWGGNMYVSNLYNVTRVLINSEVKEIMDFKKRFIERLSPEISSSYSGLSSPVVKTVTEEFLSDLTFYPIGSLNSIDTTRFVVIVGTIKSFASNNEWFYNACTTCNKKVSTTTVVKQKQDDTDGVEEVTVLECKTDVCNTKNVSSVPRIRLYIRVQDCTGIVSLTLFEREVTKLLKVNANQLLDNNIELANEGSFPNELNSLLNMKFAFKIAVSSFNITKKSDGYSVSKMTNNPVVLSELDITF from the exons ATGCTATCTCCGTCATGTAATTTTTAT GACATCCCTCAAAGTACTTTGCCCAAAAGTTACGATTATTCCTCAAATGACGTAACCTCTACTGTAATGATAGACAACAAAACATTTAACGTTTCTATTGTAACATACGACGGTAAAGTCGGTTTTACCGTTGGTATGGACGTAATTGTTAGTCTGTTTCAGTTGGAGGTtggttgtttattgttatttactAAAGGTTTTGGTCATTTTTTCTATTTAAAAGTTTTTGGAAAAAACGGTGTTGAAATCAATTATCCTGATGTAGATGCTGATGAG GCTGAAGTTCCACCCTTAGATGCTGAAAACGAACCTGATGAACACATAGATGGTTGTGTTACAACGTTTGTTCGTATGGCTGGTGAAGATTATTTT AGAATCCCTGATCCTGTTTCACGCAAGGCTAGACTTGATGAAGGCTTAAAGGATTTGAACATAAGATTTTTGCATATGGATCCTCCACTGCAAATTACCAACGGTACAAGACGTGAAAAAAGACCCAACGGTCGTGGTTATCGATACGCTTTAACCTGTTGGAAGAAGTTCATAAAAGCCGCTCGGATTAAGGTCCGTGACCAGGTTCACTATTCTTTTGATGAAAATGAGCAGGTTTTGAGTGTTGAGAGGGTTGTACCTTACGTTAAGC agaTGGAACAGGCTGCTGTCACACTTTTGAATAATGTTGATCTTAATGTTGATGATTACACCATCAGAATCCGCATTGTCAGGCTATGGACAAGACCTACTTTCAATAATCCTAGAAAGATTTATTGCTACGACATGATATTCATGGACCAGGAG GGTACGAAAATGCAGGCCTTTGTTTTACAGAAAAACACTACTGGTTATGAACATTTGCTGAAAGAAAATCAATGTTTAACCATTCGTAACCCTTCGATGGGTGAAAATCGTCAAAAAGTCAAATATGTTCATACTTCGTTCAAGATCAATCTAAATCCCAACACTACTGTCCAAGAATGCAATGAGCCTGTTGGTGCTGAATGGGGATTTGACTTTTCTCCATTTGATTCTATTGTGGATGACCCTCTAGATGATAGCAAGTCTTTCAAAAGCCCTATTG ATGTTATCGGTTTTGTTGTCAAGTGTCTTCCGTCAGATGATAAGAGTGATAATAATAACGGCAAAGACGAGAAGAAGACAACCTTTATTTTGGAAGATTTGCA ACACCATCAGATTTACGTCACGTTATGGGGTTGTTATGCTGATCAGATTTTGGATTTTGAGAAAAACAATAAGGACGAAAAGAatgttgtggttgttgttcagTTTGGGAAGTACAGATTTTGGGGAG GTAATATGTATGTCTCAAATTTGTATAATGTAACTCGAGTCTTGATAAACTCTGAGGTGAAAGAGATAATGGATTTCAAGAAAAG ATTTATCGAGAGACTTTCTCCCGAGATTTCTTCCAGTTATTCTGGCTTAAGTTCTCCTGTTGTGAAGACTGTCACTGAAGAGTTCCTATCTGACTTGACGTTTTATCCCATTGGGTCGTTAAACTCAATAGATACG ACGAGGTTTGTTGTCATTGTTGGCACTATCAAGAGTTTTGCATCGAACAATGAGTGGTTTTACAACGCCTGCACAACCTGCAACAAAAAGGTTTCAACAACTACTGTTGTTAAACAGAAGCAGGATGATACTGATGGTGTTGAAGAGGTCACTGTCTTGGAATGCAAGACTGATGTTTGTAATACAAAGAACGTTTCATCAGTTCCAAG AATTAGGCTTTATATACGTGTGCAAGATTGTACTGGTATTGTTAGCCTGACATTGTTCGAGCGTGAGGTGACAAAGCTTTTGAAGGTTAATGCTAATCAGCTTTTAGACAACAACATTGAA TTAGCAAACGAAGGAAGTTTTCCAAATGAGCTTAATTCTTTACTCAATATGAAGTTTGCGTTCAAGATTGCTGTTTCTTCTTTTAACATTACCAAAAAGTCTGATGGCTACTCAGTCTCCAAGATGACTAATAACCCTGTCGTTTTATCGGAGCTTGATATAACATTTTGA